Proteins co-encoded in one Xiphophorus hellerii strain 12219 chromosome 10, Xiphophorus_hellerii-4.1, whole genome shotgun sequence genomic window:
- the LOC116727263 gene encoding DNA-directed RNA polymerase III subunit RPC4-like isoform X1, which produces MSDSGNPASIPSCSGFRSGPERTGSAEQSRVWSLSSSSQRGRLPSLRTRDLTLGGAVRKTKKTWEPNVHAVRKPKDELQAENPVAPKKEKRERDAKRKESRGGRKARPQVIQSHSIFEQCPGVTNYRTGRHGARGLQSSSTSPVCRPVKKEGKNSTEDEDHLLSKLQRDDFIVDPELRNDAHLNPIALPLYQSSSFSRRPRSSTATSGQDDLPVLTAPHCGADGKAALLTDWQKSEQLSLVKMLQELSVSGGEELFFMQFPDCLPGRHSAPKADLHHGGASGKPSKTDVKSAQQISGNMDGSLVLSEFPEGFLGKLQIRKSGKVELKLGDVILDVSEGAAFSFLQQLVSVRLSGGRTGNMTVLGNVRHKLVLSPDFQSLLRQAAAQQP; this is translated from the exons ATGAGCGATTCGGGGAACCCAGCCAGCATCCCGAGCTGCTCCGGCTTTAGAAGCGGGCCAGAGCGGACTGGAAGCGCCGAGCAGAGCCGAGTCTGGAGCCTGAGCTCCTCCAGTCAGCGGGGCAGATTGCCGTCGCTCAGAACCAGGGACCTGACGCTGGGGGGAGCCGTCAGGAAGACAAAG AAGACATGGGAGCCTAACGTCCACGCTGTGAGAAAACCGAAAGATGA GCTGCAAGCAGAAAACCCCGTGGCtcctaaaaaggaaaaaagagagagggatGCTAAGAGAAAAGAGAGCAGAGGTGGGAGGAAAGCGAGACCTCAGGTCATCCAGTCCCACTCCATCTTTGAACAATGTCCTGGTGTCACAAATTACAGAACAG GCCGTCATGGTGCCAGAGGCCTGCAGAGCTCCTCCACATCTCCTGTTTGCAGACCCGTGAAAAAAGAAGGGAAGAATTCGACGGAGGATGAAGATCACCTTCTCAGTAAACTGCAGCGAGACGAC TTCATAGTTGATCCAGAGTTGAGGAATGACGCCCACCTGAACCCCATCGCCCTGCCTCTGTatcagtccagcagcttctccagGCGCCCCAGGTCGTCCACCGCGACAT caGGTCAAGACGACCTCCCGGTCTTAACAGCGCCACACTGTGGTGCGGATGGAAAAGCAGCCCTCTTGACTGACTGGCAGAAATCTGAGCAGTTGTCTCTGGTGAAGATGCTgcaggaactcagtgtttcaggaGGAGAAGAGCTGTTCTTCATGCAGTTTCCAGACTGTCTTCCTGGCAGACACTCTGCACCGAAAGCAGACCTTCATCATGGAGGGGCGTCAGGGAAACCTTCAAAGACAGACGTAAAGTCAGCACAGCAA ATATCCGGCAACATGGACGGCTCCCTTGTCCTCTCAGAATTCCCTGAGGGATTTTTGGGCAAACTACAAATCAGGAAGTCAGGAAAGGTGGAGCTAAAGCTGGGTGACGTCATCCTGGACGTGTCAGAAGGAGCTGCCTTTTCCTTCCTGCAG cAACTGGTGTCGGTCCGTCTGTCCGGTGGGAGAACTGGGAACATGACGGTGTTGGGAAACGTCCGTCACAAGCTGGTTTTGTCTCCCGACTTCCAGTCCTTGTTGAGGCAGGCGGCTGCACAGCAGCCATGA
- the LOC116727263 gene encoding DNA-directed RNA polymerase III subunit RPC4-like isoform X3, which yields MSDSGNPASIPSCSGFRSGPERTGSAEQSRVWSLSSSSQRGRLPSLRTRDLTLGGAVRKTKTWEPNVHAVRKPKDELQAENPVAPKKEKRERDAKRKESRGGRKARPQVIQSHSIFEQCPGVTNYRTGRHGARGLQSSSTSPVCRPVKKEGKNSTEDEDHLLSKLQRDDFIVDPELRNDAHLNPIALPLYQSSSFSRRPRSSTATSGQDDLPVLTAPHCGADGKAALLTDWQKSEQLSLVKMLQELSVSGGEELFFMQFPDCLPGRHSAPKADLHHGGASGKPSKTDVKSAQQISGNMDGSLVLSEFPEGFLGKLQIRKSGKVELKLGDVILDVSEGAAFSFLQQLVSVRLSGGRTGNMTVLGNVRHKLVLSPDFQSLLRQAAAQQP from the exons ATGAGCGATTCGGGGAACCCAGCCAGCATCCCGAGCTGCTCCGGCTTTAGAAGCGGGCCAGAGCGGACTGGAAGCGCCGAGCAGAGCCGAGTCTGGAGCCTGAGCTCCTCCAGTCAGCGGGGCAGATTGCCGTCGCTCAGAACCAGGGACCTGACGCTGGGGGGAGCCGTCAGGAAGACAAAG ACATGGGAGCCTAACGTCCACGCTGTGAGAAAACCGAAAGATGA GCTGCAAGCAGAAAACCCCGTGGCtcctaaaaaggaaaaaagagagagggatGCTAAGAGAAAAGAGAGCAGAGGTGGGAGGAAAGCGAGACCTCAGGTCATCCAGTCCCACTCCATCTTTGAACAATGTCCTGGTGTCACAAATTACAGAACAG GCCGTCATGGTGCCAGAGGCCTGCAGAGCTCCTCCACATCTCCTGTTTGCAGACCCGTGAAAAAAGAAGGGAAGAATTCGACGGAGGATGAAGATCACCTTCTCAGTAAACTGCAGCGAGACGAC TTCATAGTTGATCCAGAGTTGAGGAATGACGCCCACCTGAACCCCATCGCCCTGCCTCTGTatcagtccagcagcttctccagGCGCCCCAGGTCGTCCACCGCGACAT caGGTCAAGACGACCTCCCGGTCTTAACAGCGCCACACTGTGGTGCGGATGGAAAAGCAGCCCTCTTGACTGACTGGCAGAAATCTGAGCAGTTGTCTCTGGTGAAGATGCTgcaggaactcagtgtttcaggaGGAGAAGAGCTGTTCTTCATGCAGTTTCCAGACTGTCTTCCTGGCAGACACTCTGCACCGAAAGCAGACCTTCATCATGGAGGGGCGTCAGGGAAACCTTCAAAGACAGACGTAAAGTCAGCACAGCAA ATATCCGGCAACATGGACGGCTCCCTTGTCCTCTCAGAATTCCCTGAGGGATTTTTGGGCAAACTACAAATCAGGAAGTCAGGAAAGGTGGAGCTAAAGCTGGGTGACGTCATCCTGGACGTGTCAGAAGGAGCTGCCTTTTCCTTCCTGCAG cAACTGGTGTCGGTCCGTCTGTCCGGTGGGAGAACTGGGAACATGACGGTGTTGGGAAACGTCCGTCACAAGCTGGTTTTGTCTCCCGACTTCCAGTCCTTGTTGAGGCAGGCGGCTGCACAGCAGCCATGA
- the ipmkb gene encoding inositol polyphosphate multikinase: MSGANVMESTKALGKLELSPGLAAIGDSASMNKSGQQLLGPQDHAHLNGCVPLSHQVAGHKYGVKKVGILQHPDGTVLKQVQPPPRGPREMQFYSMVFAEDCSDPCLLDLQKHLPKYYGTWSSPDSPNELYLKLEDVTSRFNKPCIMDVKLGRRSYDPLASQEKREQQIRKYPLMEEIGFLILGMRVYDVRSETFNSYNQHYGRALAQDTVKDGLATFFENGVCLRRDAVRASICRVQHILNWFHSQHQLAFYASSLLFVYEGLPSSFTSSSLSSLLIGPSVGDAVVKTAHSVLVSDGGQRQEEEAGQQEAGQENKLAEYNNNTEVGVLWDSSISTVLTNHRKDGDKPCVRGHLHLSRVDDVVAEVTRASDLAPAPYEEDNTCQRKADPKLSPNGNRNQDGDRGRTEEDEDGLEGQRGTDGQGGTGDAAVEVRMIDFAHVFPSDSLDHGYIYGLKHLLTVLEQILCDAAQSALSPPTS, encoded by the exons ATGTCGGGAGCTAACGTCATGGAGTCCACCAAAGCGCTCGGTAAACTGGAACTGAGCCCCGGATTGGCCGCTATTGGGGACAGCGCTTCCATGAACAAGTCCGGCCAGCAGCTTCTGGGACCACAGGACCACGCTCACCTGAACGGCTGTGTCCCACTTTCTCATCAGGTGGCAGGTCACAAGTATGGAGTGAAGAAAGTTG gtATTTTACAACACCCAGATGGAACGGTCTTGAAGCAAGTTCAGCCTCCACCCAGAGGACCACGAGAAATGCAGTTTTATAGCATG GTGTTTGCAGAGGACTGCTCTGATCCTTGTCTGCTGGACCTCCAGAAACACCTTCCCAAATATTACGGCACCTGGTCGTCTCCTGACAGCCCAAACG AGCTCTACCTGAAGCTGGAGGATGTGACGAGTCGCTTCAACAAGCCGTGCATCATGGATGTGAAGCTGGGCCGCAGAAGCTACGATCCGCTCGCTTCCCAGGAGAAACGGGAGCAGCAGATCAGAAAATACCCTCTGATGGAGGAGATTGGATTCCTGATCCTGGGCATGAGG GTGTATGATGTTCGCAGTGAAACGTTCAACTCCTACAACCAGCACTATGGAAGGGCCCTGGCTCAGGACACGGTTAAAGATG GTTTAGCTACGTTCTTCGAGAACGGCGTGTGTTTGAGGAGGGACGCCGTCCGGGCCAGCATCTGCAGGGTGCAGCACATTCTCAACTGGTTTCATTCCCAGCACCAGCTGGCCTTCTACGCCAGCTCCCTTCTTTTCGTCTACGAGGGTCTTCCCTCCTCTTTCACCTCATCCTCCCTGTCATCTCTCCTCATCGGCCCATCAGTCGGCGACGCCGTGGTGAAAACCGCCCATTCGGTGCTGGTTAGCGATGGCGGTCAGAGGCAGGAAGAGGAAGCGGGTCAGCAGGAAGCTGGACAGGAAAACAAGCTAGCCGAGTACAACAACAACACCGAGGTGGGCGTTTTATGGGACAGCAGCATCTCCACGGTTCTCACCAATCACAGGAAGGACGGGGACAAGCCCTGTGTCCGGGGTCACCTCCACCTCAGCAGGGTGGACGATGTAGTTGCTGAGGTAACGAGAGCCTCCGATCTCGCTCCTGCGCCGTACGAAGAAGACAACACATGTCAGAGGAAGGCCGACCCGAAGCTGTCGCCAAACGGGAACAGAAACCAGGATGGAGACAGAGGCAGGACAGAGGAGGACGAGGACGGGCTGGAGGGACAGAGGGGGACAGATGGACAGGGCGGGACGGGAGACGCAGCCGTGGAAGTCAGAATGATCGACTTTGCTCATGTTTTCCCAAGCGATAGCCTGGACCACGGCTACATCTACGGCTTGAAACACCTGCTGACGGTGCTGGAGCAGATCCTGTGTGACGCCGCTCAGAGCGCGCTCAGTCCGCCTACCTCCTGA
- the LOC116727263 gene encoding DNA-directed RNA polymerase III subunit RPC4-like isoform X2 codes for MSDSGNPASIPSCSGFRSGPERTGSAEQSRVWSLSSSSQRGRLPSLRTRDLTLGGAVRKTKKTWEPNVHAVRKPKDELQAENPVAPKKEKRERDAKRKESRGGRKARPQVIQSHSIFEQCPGVTNYRTGRHGARGLQSSSTSPVCRPVKKEGKNSTEDEDHLLSKLQRDDFIVDPELRNDAHLNPIALPLYQSSSFSRRPRSSTATCQDDLPVLTAPHCGADGKAALLTDWQKSEQLSLVKMLQELSVSGGEELFFMQFPDCLPGRHSAPKADLHHGGASGKPSKTDVKSAQQISGNMDGSLVLSEFPEGFLGKLQIRKSGKVELKLGDVILDVSEGAAFSFLQQLVSVRLSGGRTGNMTVLGNVRHKLVLSPDFQSLLRQAAAQQP; via the exons ATGAGCGATTCGGGGAACCCAGCCAGCATCCCGAGCTGCTCCGGCTTTAGAAGCGGGCCAGAGCGGACTGGAAGCGCCGAGCAGAGCCGAGTCTGGAGCCTGAGCTCCTCCAGTCAGCGGGGCAGATTGCCGTCGCTCAGAACCAGGGACCTGACGCTGGGGGGAGCCGTCAGGAAGACAAAG AAGACATGGGAGCCTAACGTCCACGCTGTGAGAAAACCGAAAGATGA GCTGCAAGCAGAAAACCCCGTGGCtcctaaaaaggaaaaaagagagagggatGCTAAGAGAAAAGAGAGCAGAGGTGGGAGGAAAGCGAGACCTCAGGTCATCCAGTCCCACTCCATCTTTGAACAATGTCCTGGTGTCACAAATTACAGAACAG GCCGTCATGGTGCCAGAGGCCTGCAGAGCTCCTCCACATCTCCTGTTTGCAGACCCGTGAAAAAAGAAGGGAAGAATTCGACGGAGGATGAAGATCACCTTCTCAGTAAACTGCAGCGAGACGAC TTCATAGTTGATCCAGAGTTGAGGAATGACGCCCACCTGAACCCCATCGCCCTGCCTCTGTatcagtccagcagcttctccagGCGCCCCAGGTCGTCCACCGCGACAT GTCAAGACGACCTCCCGGTCTTAACAGCGCCACACTGTGGTGCGGATGGAAAAGCAGCCCTCTTGACTGACTGGCAGAAATCTGAGCAGTTGTCTCTGGTGAAGATGCTgcaggaactcagtgtttcaggaGGAGAAGAGCTGTTCTTCATGCAGTTTCCAGACTGTCTTCCTGGCAGACACTCTGCACCGAAAGCAGACCTTCATCATGGAGGGGCGTCAGGGAAACCTTCAAAGACAGACGTAAAGTCAGCACAGCAA ATATCCGGCAACATGGACGGCTCCCTTGTCCTCTCAGAATTCCCTGAGGGATTTTTGGGCAAACTACAAATCAGGAAGTCAGGAAAGGTGGAGCTAAAGCTGGGTGACGTCATCCTGGACGTGTCAGAAGGAGCTGCCTTTTCCTTCCTGCAG cAACTGGTGTCGGTCCGTCTGTCCGGTGGGAGAACTGGGAACATGACGGTGTTGGGAAACGTCCGTCACAAGCTGGTTTTGTCTCCCGACTTCCAGTCCTTGTTGAGGCAGGCGGCTGCACAGCAGCCATGA